Below is a window of Epinephelus fuscoguttatus linkage group LG12, E.fuscoguttatus.final_Chr_v1 DNA.
TTTAGTGTcataaaacaaagagaaaaaggaagaaaacagcACATTCACATCAAGGAGCCACCTTCGTCTTTATTATTCAAATGGTTTGGTTAACAGACTCTGTAGTGCAGAGCGAATAAGTGAGTTGATGTGGATGAACACTCCATCATCTGTCTATCATATACACCAAGCTGTGTGACTGCATAGGGTTTTTCTTAGAGGTTACACAGGGAAAAGAAACCTTGTGTAAAACTTGCCTGATGGGggcttcatttttaattttttaaaaatcaaaaaaggaaaaaaaaaaaaaaacatctgtagtGTGAAATAATTTTCATCTTTTgacatatgttacatttgtttagATTTACAAAAGTGCAAACAGATCATGTTCATATCTCCTAAATATAAGCCATGGCATATGGGGTTCAAACAGCCGCATCTGAAGTAGCAAATTTGTCATCTTGGACCTCGGTGCCGTCGGTCCAGCTACACCAGGGACAGGATGAGGGATTGAAACATCACTGTTGTTGTACACGGTGGGGGAGATTGTTCAATACGAGTCCTCAGCAATGAATATTGTAATGATTATGGCACACACCTTTTGGTCCATtcatagacacacagacattgtTTTTGCTAAATGCTTAAATAGGTCTTTGTGTGGATATACAATGTGCACTGCTGtgtagcccccccccccacccccaaccccACCCAGTCTCCCACCCTCCCTTTCCTCATTCACGTTGTTATCAGTTGAAGGTCATACATCATGGCAATACTGGACCTGGCTGTACAAGGGTCAAGGGTCAGAATTTACAGGAAATAATCTGGGGTGCGGCGAGTGACATGAGGCTCCCCCCTGCGAGGCGCGGGGTCAAACTGCAAGCTGGATGGGACGAGAAATAAAAAGTAGAAAAGACTTGTCAGACAATCATTAATGGAATCAAGTCATACATGTAAGTATCACACACAGCATTGTTTAGAatgatacatacacacacataatactTTATTAGTTATACTTACAATGAGTATTTGAGGGTGTCGTCTAGTTCCATGATAGCTGCCTGGTTGCCACAGCGGTAGCAGTAGTTGGGAGCACTAAATATTGTCACCACATTCCTTTCATGGCACCAGTTGTAACCCTAGGGGAAGCAGATACATTATTCACCAGAGATGTATAATTCAGGAAAAAGTGCTACTGTAATGCAAATCTACAGTTTTTGAACTCAGTATGAGGGTGCAGGCTGGTGACAGAACTGTTTCTCTCATTGTtttgtgcagcagcagtggctgggAGAAATTCTTGTTGTGTTTCTACTTATTTAGTTGTTTTTGTCGAACATTTCTTGAATGAATAAAACACAGCAAAGGTGGGCAATTCTTGTTTGTTCTCTTGCTGGGAAATATGTGCCACAGTCCTGTCTTGTACTAAAATGCATATTTGTGGGGTAAAATTATATAGACACTCACCTCCATAACCAGCTGGTGGGCACGGGACACCAAAGTGAGGCGGTTGGCGTGGTTGAAAGTCTCAGAGATGTCCTGGCCGAAAGTGTAGCCTGCTCCTCGAGGGGAGATTCCCCAGCCGCCACGGTCATCGGGGTCTGACCACAGCAGGTCACACATGGGACcctgtggaggacagaggagcaTATTAGCAAGGAAATACCAACACAGTCCTGATACTGATTACCTGGGAAGTCCTAAGTATCATCTTTACCTCATGTGGCACTTCCTGTAAACGGTCCAGTGCTCTGATGTGATCCAAAGTGTCTATGGATGGTGACAGGCCTCCATGAAGGCAGAAAATCTGTGAGGATAAGGGAAAAATTCAGTATTACATCACTTCATCTAACTAATATTTCCCTAATTTGCAGTGTTACAGATTTAATTCTACCATGCGACATTAAACTCTGTCACAACATGAAGTTCTTTTCTGCAATTCCTTAGTCCATATTAATCATATCTGTGAAACAAACCGATGTGTCTTCTCATATTCTCACCTGAGAGTCTACCAAGGCAGTGAGGGGGAGATAATCAAACAGGTCTGTGAAGTACTTCCATACGTTGGCGTTACCATATTTCCTTAGGCACTCGTCATAGAAGCCATAAACTTGTGTGATCTGTCTGCTCTCATGGTTCCCTCTGAGAATTGTGATGCGCTCCCGGAAGCGTACCTGAAACAGGAGCAAGAAAAACCAGGctgtgtgttaatgtttttgCTGAAACGCCCTATAAAATTTTACTTGTGGAGCACatcaaatgtgcaaatgtgtgaaGACCTTTTAAATTACTTACCTTAAGTGCTACTAGTAAAGTGACGGTTTCTACGGAGTAGTACCCTCTGTCTACGTAGTCTCCCATGAACAAATAGTTTGTGTCTGGAGATTTCCCTCCGATCTTGAACAGCTCCATGAGGTC
It encodes the following:
- the ppp2cab gene encoding serine/threonine-protein phosphatase 2A catalytic subunit alpha isoform codes for the protein MDEKAFTKELDQWIEQLNECKQLSEGQVKTLCEKAKEILTKESNVQEVRCPVTVCGDVHGQFHDLMELFKIGGKSPDTNYLFMGDYVDRGYYSVETVTLLVALKVRFRERITILRGNHESRQITQVYGFYDECLRKYGNANVWKYFTDLFDYLPLTALVDSQIFCLHGGLSPSIDTLDHIRALDRLQEVPHEGPMCDLLWSDPDDRGGWGISPRGAGYTFGQDISETFNHANRLTLVSRAHQLVMEGYNWCHERNVVTIFSAPNYCYRCGNQAAIMELDDTLKYSFLQFDPAPRRGEPHVTRRTPDYFL